In Methanothermobacter sp., the following are encoded in one genomic region:
- a CDS encoding UPF0280 family protein, whose product MTAENINIGETHIKLRTDIKDHGLAGFILGERMKLIEHIRRNHEFLTSLEPIHVKEGPLIVRMMSRASRKAEVGPMAAVAGTIAQLSLMHLMGIGSRCSIVDNGGDIALVNNRKVTVGLYAGSSPISGTVGFLLKPCAPRGICTSSGTLGHSISFGRADSVTVFASEASTADALATSIANSADGPDDRSAVESALERADDFREHFRGVMVVVGEHAGTVGKIPKLVMTDRKAVLSDLWEEV is encoded by the coding sequence ATGACAGCAGAGAATATAAACATCGGGGAAACTCATATAAAGCTCAGGACCGACATCAAGGATCATGGACTTGCGGGGTTCATCTTAGGGGAGAGAATGAAACTCATAGAGCATATAAGGAGAAATCATGAGTTTTTAACATCCCTTGAACCCATCCATGTGAAGGAGGGGCCCCTGATAGTGAGGATGATGTCCCGTGCCTCAAGGAAGGCAGAGGTGGGCCCCATGGCTGCTGTGGCAGGAACAATAGCCCAGCTATCCCTCATGCACCTCATGGGCATCGGCTCCAGGTGCAGTATAGTGGACAATGGTGGGGACATTGCCCTTGTGAACAACCGTAAGGTTACCGTGGGGCTTTATGCCGGTTCATCACCAATTTCAGGGACGGTGGGTTTTCTCCTGAAGCCATGTGCCCCCAGGGGTATATGCACGTCCTCGGGTACATTGGGTCACTCCATAAGCTTTGGGAGGGCCGACTCCGTGACCGTATTCGCATCTGAGGCCAGCACCGCAGATGCCCTTGCAACCTCAATAGCCAACAGTGCGGATGGACCCGATGATAGATCCGCTGTTGAGAGCGCGCTTGAGAGGGCTGATGACTTTCGTGAGCACTTCAGGGGGGTCATGGTTGTTGTGGGTGAGCATGCAGGGACAGTGGGTAAGATACCAAAACTCGTAATGACCGATAGAAAAGCCGTGCTCTCAGACCTATGGGAGGAAGTCTAA
- a CDS encoding proteasome-activating nucleotidase, with protein sequence MENNSQNVLKKIEDLKKEIRMLKEENSKTKRNLMWKIRKLEKDKLLIENEKTRLDREVKSLRGEIERFRTPPLVIATITEVLDDHRVAVKSSTGPHFVINYSRFIDKKQLEPGARVALNQQTFSIVDVLPSEKDPVVTGMEVEEKPDVSYEQIGGLEEQVREVKETVELPLKKPELFEKIGIEPPKGVLLYGPPGTGKTLLAKAVAHETNATFIKIVASEFVRKYIGEGARLVRGVFELAKEKAPSIIFIDEIDAVAAKRLKSSTSGDREVQRTLMQLLAELDGFESRGNVGIVAATNRPDILDPALLRPGRFDRFIEVPLPNEDGRKEILKIHTSGMALAEEVDIELLSRITDGASGADLKAICTEAGMFAIREERDEVTMNDFMDAVDKIMGVEKEEEYKQETGVMFG encoded by the coding sequence ATGGAAAATAACTCCCAGAATGTATTAAAAAAGATTGAGGACCTCAAAAAAGAAATTAGAATGCTTAAAGAGGAGAATTCCAAGACAAAAAGGAATCTGATGTGGAAGATCAGAAAACTTGAGAAGGATAAACTTTTAATTGAAAATGAAAAGACAAGGCTTGACAGGGAGGTCAAATCTCTCCGTGGTGAGATTGAAAGATTCAGAACCCCGCCACTGGTCATAGCCACAATTACAGAGGTTCTTGATGATCACAGGGTCGCAGTTAAGAGCAGCACGGGCCCTCATTTCGTAATAAACTATTCAAGATTCATTGATAAGAAACAGCTGGAGCCAGGTGCCAGGGTTGCACTCAACCAGCAGACATTCAGCATAGTCGACGTGCTTCCATCAGAAAAGGACCCCGTGGTAACGGGTATGGAAGTTGAAGAAAAACCTGACGTCTCCTACGAGCAGATAGGTGGCCTCGAGGAACAGGTACGTGAGGTCAAGGAGACAGTGGAATTACCACTTAAAAAACCTGAACTATTTGAGAAGATAGGTATAGAACCACCAAAGGGTGTACTGCTCTACGGACCACCAGGTACAGGTAAAACACTCCTTGCAAAGGCGGTTGCACATGAAACCAACGCCACCTTCATAAAGATAGTTGCATCAGAGTTCGTCAGAAAATACATAGGTGAGGGTGCAAGGCTTGTGAGGGGAGTTTTTGAACTGGCCAAGGAGAAGGCCCCCAGCATAATATTCATAGATGAAATTGACGCTGTGGCAGCCAAGAGACTTAAGAGTTCAACAAGCGGTGACAGGGAGGTTCAGAGGACACTAATGCAGCTCCTTGCAGAGCTTGATGGCTTCGAATCCAGGGGTAACGTTGGTATAGTCGCTGCAACCAACAGGCCAGACATCCTGGATCCTGCACTCCTCAGACCTGGAAGATTTGACAGGTTCATTGAGGTTCCACTGCCAAATGAGGACGGCAGGAAGGAGATCCTCAAGATACATACATCTGGAATGGCCCTTGCAGAGGAGGTTGACATTGAACTCCTTTCAAGGATCACAGACGGCGCATCCGGTGCGGACCTCAAGGCGATATGTACAGAGGCAGGTATGTTCGCCATCAGGGAGGAACGTGATGAGGTCACAATGAATGACTTCATGGACGCCGTTGATAAGATAATGGGTGTTGAGAAGGAGGAGGAATACAAGCAGGAAACCGGCGTAATGTTCGGTTAA